One part of the Candidatus Aquiluna sp. UB-MaderosW2red genome encodes these proteins:
- a CDS encoding carboxypeptidase-like regulatory domain-containing protein — MKRSIAAIFALIIGLLVPVLPATSAAITKTFTITKSDGSIYAGAQVALLSFTVGSQNGTTVSALSTTNSSGVATITADSNIDYFGFAVVPPIGDFTHAALNEYNSLDKSNQNISAKLKLGNLVVALRNLDGSFANPGSWIHFPATGDYAEMRSAIPVLRSGPFAIDLSSDLSLGEDYLISAEPNNNPGAFFTDYGLRLLTEGGPNDAYSFFTGLDYRTSLTASQEGGISVINFAFQPGNLSGQVLSPTGGTIAVAESATTSISIYASNSDGSPDYGKYVGGANQIQGNGSFDARVNTEVAGKYWPVFAIGGSFSTPSFLGEPFWMNSSGSYANSVSGVFLSPAEYRYRGLSPAANLKLQARQAGSSAPLSSDIQVSEMETSSSGAYFGPGAVPNGAAGFGLSDGAYQVWVNADSAEVAATRFEVMIVSGVPTVRTDVGELIQPQSDGSFNLVLSRTNLSIRLVTPSTPAVTIRSFSADIFEEFEGGGNRYITGNGTGNGLIGLSAPDGDFVLSVNAWTGSFAERRYGLRVLNGVVTLRNLESNSIILPVAGVYVLTPNSPNITGVVKDSSGVIIRTGNNVNIDVALEREVEGSFWEHVSSTNVGMDGSFGLRGVEAGTYRLKAKPNGRSDLAETLSSTFVVTGSGFTLDFPDFKMNKSDFVFRVTAPGSSLGLRYAGGNLLRQSSSNESNFEYLSSFDTGFSGLSGIGFTSAGTYRIELRAPGNLSSSRVAGRYYLVTVTGSPGSYTVTIDGIASTDGVFSLALAVPNVTGLVKRPDGTAINTNNGDWVSLNLQKYSTVSSSWDWTNQWAEVARDGSFGLRLEESGTYRLRLEPHNIPGAAVTSSTEFVVNSSNISNRLIVDFPSLQLATPTAVFSVREPGSSANLRSASIEVRQDGNWVDWITTNQQGRASFAAELDGNYEFIVHPPYNSNFTRQTFSGTVTTVAGVKTLSIEGVTPSAGVFALELQAPNISGFLVDANGVRIAAGDNLPVSVQLQRFVSSEARWDWTNTNTDVKADGSFGLKFNTAGTYRLRFDPWGSIKYSTTFSPEFTIAAGSEPSFSRKFGALELRSPALSGVIVGPTGTVGIANAQVVPVDLATGEELWEYSRSTDRLGRWSLSLPAGRYNLMARAPYQSLIHGDGPLLTGISVNSSGQATVNGATVPAALQLRLSEPTWTGEVVSPLDPTVKLRNVSICLWQSEANSNQSRCANSNSEGKFSLSKWAGFTDFNSSSVLTINPHGYYEFTEARFEGAAAIEAQLGAIVNGLRADDRLIVLKPSLPNVELEFMAGSKAAANVWVSIFDDETGRWLGGRTTDSSGKARINVPSLSTTLRVDAQVRSDAFGGAFTSTKKLYTPTQIAAKTVSAQFVDKIQLDVPNFKAIVYQPGINSSTPGQPAFRAWVDAYNETTNEWFNGSSSNALGETSMSLGVPPSGVVWNYRISVNPPWPNPGLLSRKTFFAQVNTAGEVKVSATEGGFDSHPLILSGGYFPFILNAPNVKGSVKMPVGKGNDGVRDSQVVPVDFTTRWDLWEYGSNTNQLGEFGITLPDGSYYIYAREPWNGNDLARSQQCQINVIGSSVTGPCVSEGQLELKLREPNLKFTLKDSAGNPLLNTHVGVSYGNWHTWANSGSTGEISLLIDSAEIADRNQGIAGNFGLHFNFNPPSNSTTAVSWNCEAGEAKPVCSALPRLVPGQPYLATPLQLGPVTALSPNTAVGVTFPNSEAAPQSWVSLFVHETGYKRWLGSAESNALGIAQFNVPDSLTSDPTKRFSVEVEAPWGQRVAFSRATYESKTYEELTTAKFALGTPNLILTIKQKDGSSPARWSYISAEEVNPSTLAPVKWVAGSGTDRAGIAALALDASKTYRLTIHPGPGSQGSRIDCIFTVDSSSAVTKSIPACGGNGTVTNKSLTLSLSPGNLTGQVFRPGGVVGLNGAIVFAEAFNVESGAAVSGQTREAVTDSLGKYGLDLDPTYDWKIRVFQVNAPGEITPLASVLVPVSVLGTALGAATPSAPITQNFTLSVR, encoded by the coding sequence ATGAAGCGATCAATAGCCGCAATCTTCGCACTAATTATTGGCTTATTAGTGCCTGTCTTGCCGGCCACTTCGGCTGCGATAACCAAGACCTTTACCATCACCAAGAGTGATGGCAGCATCTACGCGGGGGCTCAAGTGGCACTTTTGTCTTTTACGGTAGGTAGCCAGAACGGTACAACAGTGTCGGCGCTCAGTACGACGAACTCTAGTGGTGTGGCAACTATCACTGCTGATTCGAATATTGACTACTTCGGCTTCGCGGTAGTTCCCCCGATTGGCGACTTTACTCACGCCGCATTGAACGAGTACAACTCGCTTGACAAAAGCAACCAGAACATCTCTGCAAAGCTCAAGCTCGGTAACTTAGTCGTTGCCCTTAGAAATCTCGATGGCAGTTTTGCAAACCCGGGATCTTGGATTCATTTTCCTGCCACCGGCGACTATGCGGAAATGAGATCAGCTATTCCGGTTTTGCGAAGTGGGCCCTTTGCGATTGACTTGTCCTCGGATTTGAGTCTCGGGGAAGATTATCTAATCAGCGCTGAGCCCAATAACAACCCTGGAGCGTTTTTCACTGATTATGGCTTGAGACTCTTAACTGAAGGCGGACCAAACGATGCCTATAGCTTTTTCACAGGCCTTGATTACAGAACTTCGCTGACTGCCTCCCAGGAAGGTGGGATAAGCGTAATCAATTTCGCTTTCCAGCCAGGCAATTTATCGGGTCAGGTCCTTAGCCCAACCGGCGGAACTATTGCCGTGGCTGAAAGTGCAACGACATCCATTTCAATCTATGCATCGAATTCGGATGGCTCACCTGATTACGGAAAATATGTTGGCGGTGCGAATCAGATTCAGGGCAACGGATCATTTGATGCCAGGGTCAATACTGAAGTGGCTGGTAAGTATTGGCCAGTTTTCGCAATCGGAGGCTCTTTTTCAACCCCGAGTTTCTTGGGCGAACCTTTCTGGATGAACTCGTCGGGCTCCTATGCGAATTCTGTCAGCGGAGTTTTTCTTTCACCTGCGGAGTACAGATATCGAGGATTATCACCCGCTGCGAACTTAAAATTGCAAGCCAGGCAGGCGGGCTCCAGTGCTCCCCTAAGTTCCGATATCCAAGTTTCAGAAATGGAAACATCCAGTAGCGGTGCGTATTTTGGTCCAGGAGCAGTTCCGAATGGGGCGGCTGGTTTCGGATTGTCGGATGGCGCGTACCAGGTGTGGGTCAACGCCGATTCGGCTGAGGTGGCCGCCACGCGTTTTGAAGTGATGATTGTTTCGGGTGTGCCGACTGTGAGAACCGATGTTGGCGAACTTATCCAGCCTCAATCTGACGGCTCTTTTAATTTGGTTCTCAGCAGAACGAACTTATCGATCCGCTTGGTGACCCCAAGCACTCCTGCCGTGACGATAAGAAGCTTCTCAGCTGACATCTTTGAGGAATTTGAGGGAGGCGGAAACAGGTACATCACAGGAAATGGCACAGGTAATGGGTTGATTGGGCTTAGTGCCCCAGATGGCGACTTTGTCCTAAGCGTTAATGCTTGGACTGGTTCCTTTGCCGAGCGCAGGTATGGACTACGGGTTCTAAATGGCGTTGTGACGCTTAGAAACCTGGAGTCCAACTCTATAATTCTTCCAGTAGCTGGAGTCTATGTTCTAACTCCTAACAGCCCAAACATCACCGGTGTGGTGAAGGACAGTTCGGGAGTAATAATACGGACTGGTAATAATGTGAACATTGATGTCGCACTTGAGCGCGAGGTTGAGGGCTCTTTTTGGGAGCACGTATCCTCGACCAACGTGGGCATGGATGGATCCTTTGGGCTCAGAGGGGTCGAAGCTGGGACCTATAGGCTAAAAGCTAAGCCCAATGGTAGGTCCGACTTAGCGGAAACGTTGAGCTCAACCTTTGTTGTAACTGGTTCCGGATTCACACTTGATTTTCCAGATTTTAAAATGAATAAGTCTGACTTTGTCTTCAGAGTGACAGCGCCGGGTTCCTCGTTGGGGCTGAGATATGCAGGCGGTAATCTCCTCAGGCAGAGCTCCTCGAATGAGAGCAACTTCGAATACCTATCATCTTTTGATACCGGGTTTTCTGGTCTTTCCGGTATCGGCTTTACTAGCGCTGGGACTTACCGAATCGAACTTAGGGCCCCCGGCAATTTGTCGTCTTCGAGAGTAGCGGGCCGCTACTACCTGGTAACGGTCACTGGCAGTCCCGGGAGCTATACGGTCACTATTGATGGTATCGCTTCGACGGATGGTGTGTTTTCTTTAGCTCTCGCCGTGCCGAATGTGACCGGGCTAGTAAAGCGCCCCGACGGCACCGCCATCAACACAAATAATGGCGACTGGGTGAGTTTGAATTTACAAAAATATAGCACTGTCTCATCGAGTTGGGACTGGACCAACCAGTGGGCGGAGGTCGCACGCGATGGATCCTTTGGTCTTCGGTTAGAGGAGTCGGGTACCTATCGCCTGAGGCTGGAGCCGCATAATATTCCAGGCGCAGCCGTGACCTCGTCGACAGAATTCGTAGTGAATTCGAGCAACATTTCCAATCGTCTCATCGTCGACTTCCCCTCCCTCCAACTGGCTACTCCTACGGCAGTATTTTCAGTCCGAGAGCCGGGCTCCAGTGCCAACTTGAGAAGTGCAAGTATCGAAGTCCGCCAAGATGGGAACTGGGTCGACTGGATCACCACCAACCAGCAAGGTAGGGCTAGTTTCGCAGCGGAGTTGGACGGAAATTACGAATTTATAGTTCACCCCCCCTACAACAGTAATTTCACTCGACAGACTTTCTCCGGCACGGTAACTACCGTTGCCGGAGTGAAAACCCTCAGCATTGAAGGGGTCACCCCAAGCGCAGGAGTTTTTGCTCTTGAGTTGCAAGCGCCGAATATAAGCGGATTTCTTGTGGATGCAAATGGCGTGCGAATTGCTGCAGGTGACAACTTGCCGGTGAGCGTTCAACTCCAACGCTTTGTTTCAAGTGAAGCGCGTTGGGACTGGACCAACACAAATACCGATGTGAAAGCGGACGGTAGCTTCGGCCTGAAGTTTAATACTGCGGGAACATATAGGCTCCGCTTTGATCCATGGGGAAGCATTAAGTACTCCACTACATTCAGCCCCGAATTCACGATTGCCGCGGGCTCGGAGCCCAGCTTCTCAAGAAAATTTGGTGCTTTGGAGCTGAGGTCTCCCGCACTGTCGGGGGTAATCGTGGGCCCAACTGGAACAGTTGGCATTGCAAATGCCCAAGTTGTCCCGGTCGATTTAGCCACCGGGGAAGAACTTTGGGAGTACTCGCGGTCTACTGACCGACTCGGTCGATGGTCATTATCCCTACCAGCCGGGCGCTATAACCTTATGGCGCGCGCGCCCTATCAGTCTCTGATTCATGGCGACGGACCGTTGCTAACCGGAATTAGTGTGAACTCTTCGGGTCAAGCCACCGTAAACGGGGCTACTGTGCCCGCGGCCTTGCAGTTGAGGCTCAGTGAACCAACGTGGACTGGTGAAGTAGTTAGTCCGCTCGACCCCACTGTGAAGCTTCGGAATGTGTCTATTTGCCTCTGGCAAAGTGAGGCCAATAGCAACCAGAGTCGCTGCGCAAATTCCAACTCGGAAGGCAAATTCAGCCTCTCGAAGTGGGCTGGATTCACTGACTTTAATTCTTCCTCTGTTTTGACAATCAACCCGCACGGCTATTACGAGTTCACCGAAGCTAGATTCGAGGGGGCCGCCGCCATCGAAGCTCAGCTTGGTGCAATTGTCAATGGCTTAAGAGCTGATGACCGCCTAATCGTGCTTAAGCCATCATTGCCCAATGTTGAGTTGGAATTCATGGCCGGCAGTAAAGCGGCAGCGAATGTTTGGGTGAGTATTTTTGACGATGAAACAGGGCGTTGGCTCGGGGGCCGCACCACTGATTCCTCTGGAAAAGCTAGAATCAATGTTCCATCCTTATCGACCACCTTGAGGGTGGATGCTCAGGTGAGAAGCGATGCTTTTGGTGGTGCCTTCACGTCCACCAAAAAGCTATACACACCGACACAAATAGCAGCCAAAACAGTGTCTGCGCAGTTCGTTGACAAGATTCAATTGGACGTCCCAAACTTCAAAGCAATCGTTTACCAGCCGGGGATTAATTCATCTACCCCGGGACAGCCCGCTTTTAGAGCTTGGGTTGATGCTTATAACGAAACGACCAACGAATGGTTCAACGGGTCAAGTTCCAACGCTCTGGGTGAGACCTCAATGAGCTTGGGAGTTCCGCCTTCGGGTGTTGTTTGGAACTACCGAATCTCAGTGAATCCCCCTTGGCCAAATCCAGGTCTTCTCTCCCGAAAAACCTTCTTCGCACAGGTCAATACTGCTGGAGAAGTCAAAGTCTCAGCTACCGAGGGTGGGTTTGACAGTCACCCCTTGATTTTGAGTGGCGGGTACTTCCCGTTCATTTTGAACGCACCGAATGTCAAGGGAAGCGTCAAGATGCCTGTTGGTAAAGGTAACGACGGGGTGCGCGACAGCCAGGTCGTTCCAGTCGATTTCACTACTCGCTGGGATCTGTGGGAGTATGGCTCAAACACCAACCAGCTCGGGGAGTTTGGAATTACCCTTCCAGATGGTTCGTACTACATTTATGCCCGCGAACCTTGGAACGGCAATGATCTTGCCAGGTCCCAACAATGCCAAATTAACGTCATCGGATCCTCGGTGACTGGGCCTTGTGTCTCAGAAGGGCAGCTTGAACTCAAGCTTCGGGAGCCAAACCTTAAATTTACGCTGAAGGACTCCGCAGGCAATCCATTGCTGAACACTCACGTTGGGGTTTCTTATGGAAACTGGCACACCTGGGCGAATTCTGGCAGTACTGGTGAAATTTCGCTACTGATTGATTCGGCTGAGATTGCGGATCGCAATCAGGGCATCGCCGGTAACTTCGGGCTGCACTTTAACTTCAACCCACCAAGCAATTCAACGACAGCGGTTAGTTGGAATTGTGAGGCAGGCGAGGCAAAACCAGTTTGCAGTGCCTTACCCCGGTTAGTTCCCGGTCAGCCATACCTTGCAACACCATTGCAGCTTGGCCCCGTTACTGCCCTTAGCCCTAACACAGCGGTGGGGGTCACGTTCCCAAATAGTGAAGCGGCTCCGCAGTCATGGGTTAGCTTATTTGTCCACGAGACTGGCTATAAGCGCTGGCTTGGCAGTGCTGAGTCGAATGCCCTAGGTATTGCTCAATTCAACGTCCCAGATTCGTTGACGAGCGATCCCACCAAGAGGTTTAGCGTTGAAGTGGAGGCTCCTTGGGGCCAGAGAGTGGCTTTCTCAAGAGCCACCTATGAATCTAAAACTTACGAGGAGTTGACAACCGCAAAATTTGCCCTTGGCACGCCTAACCTGATCTTGACGATAAAGCAAAAGGATGGCTCAAGCCCGGCTCGCTGGTCTTATATAAGTGCCGAAGAAGTAAATCCCTCCACCCTAGCGCCGGTGAAGTGGGTTGCGGGATCGGGAACTGATCGAGCTGGAATCGCAGCTTTGGCTCTGGATGCTAGTAAGACCTATCGGCTGACAATTCACCCGGGCCCCGGATCGCAGGGTTCAAGGATTGACTGTATTTTCACTGTGGACTCTTCGAGCGCCGTAACCAAGTCAATTCCCGCTTGCGGCGGGAATGGCACGGTCACAAATAAGTCCCTAACACTTTCGCTGAGTCCTGGCAATCTAACGGGGCAGGTGTTTAGACCCGGTGGAGTTGTGGGCTTGAACGGTGCGATTGTGTTTGCAGAGGCCTTCAATGTTGAAAGTGGGGCTGCGGTATCTGGTCAAACTCGCGAGGCGGTAACCGACTCGCTCGGAAAATACGGACTGGATCTTGACCCGACGTACGACTGGAAAATTCGCGTGTTTCAAGTGAATGCTCCAGGAGAAATAACCCCGCTGGCGTCTGTTCTCGTGCCTGTGTCTGTATTAGGTACAGCACTGGGTGCAGCAACACCTAGTGCGCCAATCACTCAAAACTTCACCCTGAGTGTGAGGTAG